One Elephas maximus indicus isolate mEleMax1 chromosome 18, mEleMax1 primary haplotype, whole genome shotgun sequence genomic region harbors:
- the LOC126061748 gene encoding keratin-associated protein 6-5-like, translating to MFRLQSPTLFHYPKASSTTNTMCCSYYRNYYGGRDYGCCGYGGLGCGYGGLGCGYGGLGCGYGSCYGRDFRGLGCGYGYGSHSLYGCGYGCGSGYGSDFGYYY from the coding sequence ATGTTCAGACTGCAGTCACCTACACTCTTTCACTATCCAAAGGCATCCTCAACAACCAACACCATGTGTTGCAGCTACTACAGAAACTACTATGGGGGCCGTGACTACGGATGCTGTGGCTATGGAGGCCTGGGCTGTGGCTATGGAGGCCTGGGCTGTGGCTATGGAGGCCTGGGCTGTGGCTATGGCTCCTGCTATGGCCGTGACTTCCGTGGACTGGGCTGTGGCTATGGCTATGGCTCCCATTCTCTCTATGGCTGTGGCTACGGTTGTGGCTCTGGCTACGGCTCTGACTTTGGCTACTACTATTGA